The following are encoded in a window of Nibricoccus aquaticus genomic DNA:
- a CDS encoding helix-turn-helix domain-containing protein, translating to MILFSALFINNGKIHQITFKAPDIDAAANLAAALGCGLEGEATTSQATPPPSLLPEAVDEKNARHMLGGISRTTLYRFLVRGKLERVAGTRKVLVTRRSIERFCA from the coding sequence ATGATCCTATTCAGCGCACTCTTCATCAACAACGGAAAAATCCACCAAATAACGTTTAAAGCTCCAGATATCGACGCCGCTGCAAATCTAGCTGCAGCGTTGGGCTGCGGACTTGAAGGCGAAGCCACGACAAGCCAAGCGACCCCGCCCCCTTCGCTATTACCGGAGGCGGTAGACGAAAAAAACGCGCGACACATGCTAGGCGGCATTTCACGAACAACCCTCTACCGCTTTCTCGTTCGCGGAAAGTTGGAACGAGTAGCAGGCACGAGGAAGGTCCTCGTCACGCGGCGTTCCATTGAACGCTTTTGCGCGTGA
- a CDS encoding helix-turn-helix transcriptional regulator, translated as MPKVSRPLSIQLPTSGIAFAESHHAQNFQMAPRTDAFQKLLYVVDGQISYQEDGKPEVRAARGALILVSAGAQHVISDMQPSTLLIFCFTDSFLGKETELAQLWRKLSHTRAPHIQVSQPMMLQFESLWRRAILEQSHVRLGSETAIRAIALQVLVLLSRTPTRRPEADIPRRLEELARELSETFYEPWTLDKAAARAGISRRHFSGKYRELTGRTFAEHLIQLRMNHAATLLQTGKHSISGVIFACGFGDVSHFYRLFKKKYKVPPKHWQLRSAADRKI; from the coding sequence GTGCCGAAAGTTTCCCGTCCACTCTCGATTCAACTGCCTACTTCCGGAATTGCCTTTGCCGAGAGCCATCACGCCCAGAACTTCCAGATGGCACCCCGGACTGATGCTTTCCAAAAACTGCTCTACGTGGTCGATGGTCAGATCTCCTACCAAGAGGATGGAAAGCCCGAGGTCCGGGCGGCACGCGGCGCGTTGATCCTGGTTTCAGCCGGCGCACAACACGTCATCTCGGACATGCAGCCATCGACCCTGCTTATCTTCTGTTTCACCGACAGCTTCCTCGGAAAAGAAACGGAGCTTGCTCAGCTCTGGCGCAAACTCAGCCACACACGTGCGCCTCACATTCAAGTCAGCCAACCAATGATGCTCCAGTTTGAGTCGCTGTGGCGGCGGGCCATTCTAGAACAGTCCCACGTCCGCCTCGGGAGCGAGACCGCCATCCGGGCGATCGCGTTGCAGGTCTTGGTTCTGCTCTCACGCACGCCCACCCGCCGTCCTGAAGCGGATATTCCGCGTCGGCTGGAAGAATTGGCGAGGGAACTGAGCGAAACCTTTTATGAGCCGTGGACCTTGGACAAGGCTGCTGCCCGGGCAGGAATCTCCAGACGGCATTTCAGCGGAAAATACCGGGAGCTCACAGGACGCACGTTCGCCGAACATTTGATCCAGCTACGGATGAACCACGCCGCCACGCTGCTTCAAACCGGCAAACACTCGATCTCCGGCGTGATTTTCGCCTGCGGCTTTGGAGACGTTTCCCATTTCTACCGCCTCTTTAAGAAAAAATACAAAGTACCCCCAAAACACTGGCAGCTACGCTCTGCCGCTGATCGTAAAATATAA
- a CDS encoding aromatic ring-hydroxylating oxygenase subunit alpha, giving the protein MQLSEENAFKAMRGTWQPVANAVDLPKGKVIGYKLLETELVVARFDDGALLAADVACPHKGARLSAGCIRDGELMCAYHGWRFDASGACQSIPSLVAPNPDKLALSHLHSYPVKERYGYIWVKLDASSPHELPEVPEFEDPRWTYKMGPPMVFGSGWRREVENYLDMTHFAFAHASTLGKCADPKIPEMDIQVHPDGFQMDAPFPALTTPHEQPGKLQSAHHRMQRCFLPNFTTIRQSFTDGDERVLVHIPSPNTQESCTVFWSVAISPDFRGPPPDSQIEFAIRVLDEDRQMCELQIPREVPINPARGGWGVLVTPGDTLANTFQKTLRQWLTGRTPQ; this is encoded by the coding sequence ATGCAACTCAGCGAAGAGAACGCGTTCAAAGCGATGCGAGGAACCTGGCAACCGGTGGCCAATGCCGTCGATCTGCCGAAGGGAAAAGTGATCGGCTACAAATTGCTGGAGACGGAATTAGTCGTCGCGCGGTTTGATGACGGCGCTCTGCTGGCCGCCGACGTGGCTTGTCCTCACAAGGGCGCCCGTCTCTCCGCCGGCTGCATTCGCGATGGGGAGTTGATGTGCGCTTATCACGGCTGGCGCTTCGATGCGTCAGGTGCGTGTCAGTCCATCCCGTCGTTGGTGGCGCCTAATCCGGACAAGCTGGCGTTGTCGCATCTGCATTCGTATCCGGTGAAAGAGCGTTATGGCTACATCTGGGTGAAACTGGATGCGTCCAGCCCTCATGAATTGCCGGAGGTGCCTGAGTTCGAAGATCCGCGATGGACCTACAAAATGGGGCCGCCGATGGTTTTTGGATCGGGCTGGCGCCGCGAGGTGGAGAACTACCTCGACATGACGCATTTCGCTTTCGCGCATGCATCCACGCTGGGGAAATGCGCCGATCCGAAAATCCCCGAGATGGACATCCAGGTGCATCCGGACGGGTTTCAGATGGACGCTCCGTTTCCCGCGCTGACCACTCCACACGAACAACCGGGAAAACTTCAGAGCGCGCATCACCGCATGCAGCGGTGTTTCCTGCCGAATTTCACGACGATCCGGCAGTCCTTCACCGACGGCGATGAACGAGTGCTTGTTCATATCCCTTCGCCAAATACGCAGGAAAGCTGCACGGTCTTTTGGTCGGTCGCGATTTCACCCGATTTCCGCGGACCGCCGCCGGATTCGCAAATCGAGTTTGCGATCCGCGTACTCGATGAAGACCGGCAGATGTGCGAGCTGCAGATCCCACGCGAGGTGCCTATCAACCCCGCGCGAGGTGGCTGGGGCGTTTTGGTCACGCCGGGAGACACGCTCGCGAACACGTTTCAAAAGACGCTTCGGCAGTGGCTCACGGGGCGCACGCCGCAGTAA
- the ilvA gene encoding threonine ammonia-lyase: protein MLLDDIQAAALRIENSVLLTPCTESHALSEITGSRIFCKLDNLQHTGSFKERGACNALMQLPAPARRLGVIAASAGNHALGLSYHARRLGIPATVVMPVQAPLIKITRCERLGARVILHGSDFSEARAHAQTLAQQEALSYIHGFDDPQIIAGQGTIGLEVLAQVPHLDAMIIPIGGGGLIAGAAIAIKSLNPKIKIIGVESSQAAAFSAALSAGHPVPLPKLPTLADGLAVFEVGSTAFTLARPHIDQVVTVDENTIALAILRHIELEKTVVEGAAATPLAALISGQLPELKGKTVALAIGGGNIDPLILSSVVEKSLVTDGRLIRFVVGISDRPGGLARLTRTIADAGASIKDIAHDRTFNGPDTSAVRVTCTVETRNRSHIAEMNQALQRAGFTVSPA, encoded by the coding sequence GTGCTGCTTGACGACATTCAGGCCGCGGCTCTCCGTATCGAAAATTCGGTGCTGCTTACACCGTGCACGGAGTCACACGCATTAAGCGAGATCACCGGATCACGCATCTTCTGCAAACTGGACAACCTTCAGCACACCGGCTCGTTCAAGGAACGCGGCGCGTGCAATGCATTGATGCAACTCCCCGCGCCCGCGCGTCGTCTGGGCGTCATCGCAGCCAGCGCGGGCAATCATGCGCTCGGCTTGTCTTACCACGCACGTCGCCTCGGAATTCCCGCCACCGTGGTGATGCCGGTCCAGGCTCCACTCATCAAAATCACCCGATGCGAACGCCTGGGAGCCCGCGTCATTCTCCACGGAAGCGATTTCAGCGAAGCCCGTGCGCACGCGCAGACGCTCGCTCAACAGGAAGCTCTTTCCTATATCCACGGCTTCGATGATCCGCAGATCATCGCGGGTCAGGGCACCATCGGACTAGAAGTCCTTGCCCAAGTTCCGCATCTCGACGCGATGATCATCCCGATCGGCGGCGGCGGCCTTATCGCTGGCGCCGCCATCGCGATCAAATCACTCAATCCGAAGATAAAGATCATCGGCGTGGAATCGTCTCAGGCCGCCGCTTTTTCCGCAGCGCTCTCTGCCGGTCATCCGGTCCCGCTTCCCAAACTGCCCACGCTCGCCGACGGTCTCGCCGTCTTCGAGGTGGGATCCACCGCATTCACTCTCGCCCGTCCACACATCGATCAAGTCGTCACGGTGGACGAAAACACCATTGCTCTCGCGATCCTGCGCCACATCGAACTGGAAAAAACCGTGGTCGAGGGCGCGGCCGCAACGCCTCTGGCCGCGCTGATTTCCGGACAACTTCCCGAGCTAAAAGGAAAGACCGTCGCGCTGGCTATCGGCGGCGGGAACATCGATCCACTAATCCTCAGCTCCGTCGTCGAAAAAAGCCTGGTTACGGACGGCCGCTTGATCCGTTTTGTCGTCGGCATCAGCGACCGTCCCGGCGGCCTCGCCCGTCTCACGCGCACGATCGCCGACGCGGGAGCCAGCATCAAAGACATCGCACACGATCGCACCTTCAACGGTCCCGACACCAGCGCGGTCCGGGTGACGTGTACCGTGGAAACGCGAAACCGTTCGCACATTGCTGAGATGAACCAGGCGCTCCAGCGCGCCGGCTTCACCGTGTCGCCCGCTTGA
- a CDS encoding DegT/DnrJ/EryC1/StrS family aminotransferase, whose product MILPFPLLNEPLPQPKRWGEPERERLESMLAQPSLFYWQGAQTTGLLTEFRRHYPLPQAFPTSSGSAAIHVAIASMRLQPGEEVIVPAITDMGSVIGILYQQGVPVFADVDPHTYTLDVADVRRRITSKTRAIMPVHLAGNPCDMHAIMQLAKQHNLSVIEDCAQAWGARHQGRPVGLEGDLACFSFNDYKHLSCGDGGIVATKNAMIGAELGKWGDKFYDRVKGGRDPEELAPNYRMSEPQAAVAAAQLTKLPEIAAVRTRAGNRLTTLLQDTPGLHLPKVNAGDTHSYWFYLLRMETDRFACSRDDYAKALASEGVACTAGYIPRAVYRYPVFQTHGFFGGHWPIRDFGLTQMDYRSVSCPVADAILADAVKLTINEAMSDDYVEKIARAVRTVTARLLY is encoded by the coding sequence ATGATTTTGCCATTCCCCTTGCTCAACGAACCGCTCCCCCAGCCCAAACGCTGGGGCGAACCCGAGCGTGAGCGTCTGGAGTCGATGCTCGCCCAGCCGTCGCTTTTTTACTGGCAGGGAGCTCAGACCACTGGGCTGCTAACCGAGTTTCGCCGGCACTATCCACTCCCGCAGGCGTTTCCCACGTCATCCGGCAGCGCCGCCATTCATGTCGCCATCGCGAGCATGCGCCTGCAGCCGGGCGAGGAAGTCATCGTTCCAGCGATCACCGACATGGGTTCGGTCATCGGCATTCTTTACCAGCAAGGCGTGCCCGTTTTCGCGGACGTCGATCCGCACACTTACACACTCGATGTCGCCGATGTCCGCCGCCGCATCACATCGAAAACGCGCGCGATCATGCCCGTCCACCTCGCAGGAAATCCCTGCGACATGCACGCGATCATGCAGCTCGCAAAACAACACAACTTGTCCGTGATCGAGGACTGCGCCCAAGCCTGGGGTGCCCGCCATCAAGGCCGCCCGGTCGGTCTCGAAGGCGACCTCGCGTGTTTTTCGTTCAACGACTATAAACACCTCAGCTGCGGCGACGGTGGCATCGTCGCGACGAAAAACGCGATGATCGGCGCTGAACTCGGCAAATGGGGCGACAAGTTTTATGATCGCGTGAAAGGCGGTCGCGACCCCGAGGAACTTGCGCCCAACTACCGCATGAGCGAGCCACAAGCAGCGGTCGCTGCCGCCCAACTCACAAAACTCCCGGAAATCGCGGCCGTCCGCACGCGCGCCGGCAACCGGCTCACCACCCTTCTCCAAGACACCCCCGGACTGCATCTTCCCAAGGTGAACGCGGGCGACACGCACAGCTACTGGTTCTATTTGCTGCGCATGGAAACCGACCGGTTTGCGTGCTCGCGCGACGACTACGCCAAAGCGCTCGCGAGCGAAGGCGTCGCGTGCACCGCCGGTTACATCCCACGCGCCGTCTATCGTTATCCCGTGTTTCAGACGCATGGATTTTTCGGCGGTCACTGGCCGATCCGCGACTTCGGTCTCACCCAAATGGATTACCGCTCCGTCAGCTGCCCAGTGGCCGACGCCATCCTCGCAGACGCCGTGAAGCTCACAATCAACGAAGCCATGAGCGACGACTACGTGGAAAAGATCGCCCGCGCGGTCAGAACCGTGACCGCGCGCCTGCTCTACTAA
- a CDS encoding amidohydrolase family protein codes for MKLFDANTWIGAWPFALLTEFTAASLAKHLKAHKIDRALVSSLQSVFHPEPGFGNRHLLRETRRQPALVPVPVINPSLANWREELATVTADSRVRAVRILPNYHNYRLTHRAVNALLHELHSQGLRLIVNARLIDERHEYFAMKMKGVPTADLSRLLRRHPDVPILATGLGRTEIIALTPEHPNLLAEFSYAEWHNTVEYLLTRADPSQLVFGTLTPFLVTEAGVRKLTTAKISPADAKKMSSENLRKFLAV; via the coding sequence ATGAAGCTCTTCGATGCTAACACTTGGATCGGCGCCTGGCCGTTCGCGCTGCTGACTGAGTTCACTGCCGCCTCACTGGCCAAGCATCTCAAAGCGCACAAAATCGACCGCGCCCTCGTCTCCTCGCTGCAAAGTGTTTTTCACCCCGAGCCCGGCTTCGGCAATCGCCACCTCCTGCGCGAAACGCGCCGCCAGCCCGCGCTCGTCCCGGTCCCTGTCATCAATCCCTCGCTCGCGAATTGGAGAGAAGAACTCGCGACGGTCACCGCCGATTCACGCGTTCGCGCCGTCCGGATTCTCCCGAATTATCATAACTACCGCCTCACTCATCGCGCCGTGAATGCTCTGTTGCACGAACTGCACTCGCAGGGTCTGCGTCTCATCGTCAACGCCCGCCTGATCGATGAACGCCACGAATACTTCGCCATGAAAATGAAGGGAGTTCCGACCGCAGATCTCTCGCGTCTGCTCCGCCGGCACCCCGACGTTCCCATCCTCGCCACCGGCCTCGGCCGAACCGAGATCATCGCACTTACTCCCGAACACCCAAATCTGCTGGCCGAGTTCTCCTACGCCGAGTGGCACAACACCGTGGAATATCTCCTCACGCGCGCGGACCCTAGCCAGCTCGTGTTCGGCACACTGACGCCGTTCCTGGTCACCGAAGCGGGTGTCAGAAAACTAACTACCGCGAAGATCTCTCCAGCAGACGCGAAAAAAATGTCTTCGGAAAACCTCCGAAAATTTCTGGCCGTATGA
- a CDS encoding amidohydrolase family protein: protein MIDIHTHPLCVNEGQDFPQVAPLIARAKQHGIQHCVALGDVLAFGRLPTAQQIRKINEDTAKVVHSHPKFFTGFCHLNPTLGERAVWSEVEHGIELGLRGIKLEIANNARDACMKPVMQAAARHDLIVLQHAWSMTKIRQRRYHTDPEDAAWLARKHPGVRMIMAHLTGCGVRGVLAAKHIDNLWVDTSGAAPEAGIVEYAVEHLGDRRILYGSDIPIRDFASALARITGSALSKRSQQRILNDNARELLRLS from the coding sequence ATGATCGACATACACACCCACCCGCTCTGCGTGAACGAGGGCCAGGATTTTCCTCAGGTGGCGCCGCTCATTGCGCGTGCGAAGCAGCACGGCATCCAGCACTGCGTCGCACTCGGCGACGTTCTCGCCTTCGGCCGGCTGCCGACCGCACAACAGATCCGCAAAATAAACGAAGACACCGCGAAGGTCGTCCACTCGCACCCCAAATTCTTCACCGGATTCTGTCACCTCAACCCCACGCTCGGTGAGCGTGCCGTATGGAGCGAAGTGGAGCACGGCATCGAACTCGGACTGCGTGGCATCAAACTCGAAATAGCCAACAATGCCCGCGATGCCTGCATGAAACCCGTCATGCAAGCCGCCGCCCGCCACGATCTCATCGTGCTCCAGCACGCCTGGAGCATGACAAAGATTCGCCAGCGTCGCTATCACACCGACCCCGAGGATGCTGCGTGGCTCGCGCGCAAACATCCCGGCGTCCGTATGATTATGGCGCATCTGACAGGCTGCGGTGTGCGCGGCGTGCTCGCTGCCAAGCATATCGACAACCTCTGGGTCGATACGTCGGGCGCCGCACCCGAAGCGGGAATTGTCGAATACGCGGTCGAACACCTCGGCGACCGCCGCATCCTGTACGGTTCGGACATTCCGATCCGCGATTTCGCCTCGGCACTCGCCCGCATCACTGGCTCCGCACTCAGCAAACGCAGCCAGCAACGCATCCTCAACGACAACGCCCGCGAACTCCTCCGCCTGTCATGA
- a CDS encoding heparinase II/III domain-containing protein — protein MNQSRRHFLRSSSLLATSLPLMSFTAAKAGAVEKSSTEKDALPKGLLFAPEEKSRILANFKSERFAAVAKDVFEPDFQAETAFLERELRVTNHALHLARARRTMETAALAFTLTGDERQLALSKLALRRLCDFPKWDYFLDGGKAVVGIQRAADSNLSTALTLDWLGDALSAEERERAEHDIGTKGAPACYLSLYGMKHPDRVRGWAFDPEDEYPHKYDMSRWPIILNSTNLKAIPTAGLGVAACVLRGKHPQAERWLEMARNSARSFALMFNSDGSYDEGVGYASYAASHIAVFTEVLWRTQGIDDRSIINYPGVVEMMLAMSMPTAGAPTKPAGERNIVVPHETIQPAYDIVNFGDSGVGLDVLIAPWVARTNKDKLSQHVATNIGFYKSHLGAIWYDRSLPAEAPPSELMDVRMNNDWVVSRSGWGTSDGVVALRSGGPANHEHADRNSVIFKAHGERLFHDPFRAAYSPDVQRWKLRQTSAHTALLIDGVGHQYHDGREGVNSSWAWARVQSYHTGKDWMSVTSDATEAYALIDESVLLVERTLIYLKPDILLMLDRVKLKERPRPVQVRFQVYNDDGQGAAATSWREFTITRPHAVLTGSTHALENVVTRIGRLDLPESDGVFPFIEATSPAATGHVVLTASVAAPAGEKCTALNVIREGDAWRVTGEHRGQKVTVFIIVADGKPPVITV, from the coding sequence ATGAACCAAAGCCGCCGCCACTTTCTTCGATCCTCCTCACTTCTGGCGACGTCGTTGCCCTTGATGTCTTTCACGGCGGCCAAGGCCGGAGCCGTGGAGAAATCATCGACGGAAAAAGATGCCCTCCCGAAAGGGCTGCTGTTCGCGCCGGAGGAGAAATCCCGGATTCTGGCCAATTTTAAGAGCGAGCGTTTTGCGGCCGTCGCGAAGGATGTGTTCGAGCCGGACTTTCAGGCTGAGACGGCATTTCTTGAGCGGGAGCTGCGTGTGACCAATCACGCGCTTCATCTGGCGCGCGCCCGGCGTACAATGGAAACGGCGGCGCTTGCGTTTACCCTCACCGGAGATGAGCGGCAGTTGGCGTTGTCGAAACTGGCGCTGCGCAGGCTCTGCGACTTCCCCAAGTGGGATTACTTTCTCGATGGCGGTAAGGCCGTGGTCGGCATTCAGCGAGCGGCTGATTCAAATCTCTCGACGGCGCTGACGCTTGACTGGCTGGGGGATGCGCTCAGTGCCGAGGAGCGCGAGCGGGCCGAGCATGATATCGGAACGAAGGGCGCGCCCGCGTGTTATCTTTCGCTTTATGGAATGAAGCATCCAGACCGCGTGCGCGGCTGGGCGTTCGATCCGGAAGATGAATACCCGCACAAGTATGACATGAGCCGTTGGCCAATCATTCTGAATTCGACCAATCTGAAGGCGATTCCGACGGCGGGGCTAGGCGTCGCAGCGTGCGTGCTTCGTGGGAAGCATCCGCAAGCGGAGCGCTGGCTGGAGATGGCGCGAAACAGTGCGCGGTCGTTTGCGCTGATGTTTAACTCGGATGGCAGCTACGACGAGGGAGTGGGCTATGCGAGTTATGCGGCGTCTCATATCGCGGTGTTCACGGAGGTTCTTTGGCGGACGCAGGGGATCGATGACCGTTCCATCATCAATTATCCCGGCGTCGTGGAAATGATGCTGGCCATGAGCATGCCGACGGCGGGTGCTCCGACCAAACCTGCGGGTGAGCGCAACATCGTGGTGCCGCACGAAACGATTCAGCCGGCGTACGACATCGTAAACTTCGGCGATTCCGGAGTGGGTCTGGATGTTCTCATCGCTCCGTGGGTCGCGCGTACGAACAAGGACAAGCTCTCGCAGCATGTGGCGACCAACATCGGTTTTTACAAATCTCATCTTGGGGCGATCTGGTATGACAGATCGCTCCCGGCCGAAGCGCCTCCGTCTGAATTGATGGATGTGCGCATGAACAATGATTGGGTTGTCTCCCGCTCCGGTTGGGGAACCAGCGACGGTGTGGTCGCTTTAAGGAGCGGGGGACCGGCCAATCATGAACACGCGGATCGCAACAGCGTGATCTTCAAGGCGCATGGTGAACGTTTGTTTCACGATCCGTTCCGCGCCGCCTATTCGCCCGACGTCCAGCGATGGAAACTCCGGCAGACATCTGCACACACTGCTCTTTTGATCGATGGCGTCGGGCACCAATATCATGACGGACGCGAAGGTGTGAACTCGTCGTGGGCGTGGGCGCGTGTGCAGTCTTACCACACGGGCAAAGACTGGATGAGCGTCACCAGCGATGCGACCGAGGCATACGCGCTGATCGATGAAAGTGTGCTGCTGGTTGAGCGCACGTTGATCTATCTCAAGCCCGATATTTTGCTGATGCTCGACCGCGTGAAGTTGAAGGAAAGACCGAGGCCCGTGCAGGTGCGCTTCCAGGTGTATAACGACGATGGACAGGGAGCGGCGGCCACCAGCTGGCGCGAGTTCACGATCACGCGCCCGCACGCTGTGCTCACAGGAAGCACGCACGCGCTGGAAAACGTCGTCACGCGTATCGGGCGTCTGGATCTCCCTGAGTCGGACGGCGTGTTTCCGTTTATCGAAGCGACATCACCGGCGGCGACAGGGCACGTGGTCCTCACGGCTTCGGTAGCGGCGCCCGCAGGCGAAAAATGCACCGCGCTGAACGTGATTCGTGAGGGCGATGCGTGGCGCGTGACAGGCGAGCATCGCGGTCAAAAAGTGACGGTGTTCATAATTGTGGCTGACGGAAAACCTCCGGTCATCACCGTTTAA
- a CDS encoding sodium:solute symporter family transporter: MPAFNTVNAFDYGLIGLYFVIVVAVGVYAARRNKSVEDYFKAGGQVPWVLAGLSNWVSGFSAFMFVAAAGFTYRTGIGAMVIFTMATWAYLLGYFYFAKMWRRARLDSPLQFLTRRYSPSTTYFYSVTAIVPQVVGIGQGLYILCIFVSTALGFGGETWQLFGVEVTGIQLSILVVGAVMVIYTVIGGLWAAVLSDAVQSIIIVVMTVIIFPVSFLYLGEGAGIGAGFSRMLNEVPPEFLRLQGSSADPWFLIAFFINTLLGYNVAWHLAQRYYSVPDERGARRMALLCAGLSLFAPLLWILPVMGAKVIFPDLGAIWPSLKEPAESAYVSLALLLLPHGLIGFVVSAVMSATLGQANDAFNWLAATTTRDVYVPVRKRMTGSAPSDRQQLRFAQATMFVVGVLGILVALYIPRFGGAFYFALNYHSLVAAFLMPVALGMVFRRTPWWSGMAACISALAVAITLMVMNVWPENPMARNILSEAFVCTLVFAISARWYNPDDPRHAELRRFDEDLRTPVPDSPQKTLAGLGVYALIGTISLVLGGVLLLCALIPGSVVAPASHNAVAGGMLILIGLGLRRLARQTVKPVSHE; the protein is encoded by the coding sequence GTGCCCGCCTTTAATACCGTCAACGCCTTCGACTACGGGCTGATCGGCTTGTACTTTGTTATCGTGGTCGCGGTGGGAGTCTACGCGGCGAGACGAAACAAGAGCGTCGAAGATTATTTCAAAGCAGGCGGACAGGTTCCGTGGGTGCTGGCTGGATTGTCGAATTGGGTCTCGGGGTTTTCGGCATTCATGTTCGTGGCGGCGGCAGGCTTCACCTATCGCACAGGTATCGGGGCAATGGTGATTTTCACGATGGCTACGTGGGCGTATTTGCTGGGCTATTTTTATTTCGCGAAGATGTGGAGGCGGGCGCGGCTGGATTCGCCGCTGCAGTTTCTGACGCGGCGCTATTCGCCATCGACGACTTACTTCTACTCGGTGACGGCGATTGTGCCTCAGGTCGTCGGCATCGGCCAGGGGCTCTACATCCTCTGCATTTTTGTCTCCACGGCCTTGGGGTTTGGAGGAGAGACGTGGCAGCTGTTCGGCGTGGAGGTCACGGGCATCCAGCTTTCGATACTGGTGGTTGGGGCGGTGATGGTGATCTACACGGTGATCGGCGGCTTGTGGGCGGCGGTGCTTTCGGACGCAGTCCAATCGATCATCATCGTGGTGATGACGGTGATTATTTTCCCCGTCTCGTTTCTCTACCTCGGCGAAGGTGCCGGCATCGGTGCCGGCTTTTCGCGAATGTTGAACGAAGTGCCGCCGGAGTTTCTCCGCCTTCAGGGCTCATCGGCCGATCCCTGGTTCCTGATCGCCTTTTTTATCAACACTCTACTCGGGTACAACGTCGCGTGGCACCTCGCGCAGCGTTACTACAGCGTCCCTGATGAACGTGGTGCGCGTCGCATGGCGCTGCTGTGTGCGGGCCTTTCGCTGTTTGCGCCGCTGCTTTGGATTCTCCCCGTGATGGGCGCGAAAGTCATCTTTCCCGATCTCGGCGCGATCTGGCCGTCGCTGAAGGAACCTGCGGAATCCGCCTATGTGAGTCTCGCGTTGTTGCTGCTGCCACATGGTTTGATCGGCTTTGTCGTGTCAGCGGTGATGTCAGCGACACTGGGGCAGGCGAACGACGCATTTAACTGGCTGGCGGCGACGACGACTCGCGATGTGTATGTGCCTGTTCGCAAGAGAATGACCGGGAGCGCTCCGTCGGACCGGCAGCAGCTGCGGTTCGCGCAGGCGACGATGTTCGTCGTGGGCGTGCTGGGGATATTGGTGGCGCTCTACATCCCGCGTTTCGGCGGCGCGTTTTATTTCGCGTTGAACTACCACTCGCTGGTCGCGGCATTTCTAATGCCTGTGGCGCTCGGGATGGTTTTCCGTCGCACGCCCTGGTGGTCGGGAATGGCGGCCTGCATTTCAGCGCTTGCTGTGGCGATCACGCTGATGGTGATGAACGTGTGGCCAGAGAATCCGATGGCGCGAAATATCCTGAGCGAGGCGTTTGTCTGCACGCTCGTATTCGCGATCTCGGCACGCTGGTACAATCCGGACGATCCGCGTCACGCGGAGCTAAGGCGATTCGATGAAGATCTTCGGACGCCTGTGCCGGATTCACCGCAGAAGACGCTGGCTGGGCTGGGAGTGTACGCGTTGATCGGAACGATCTCGCTGGTGCTCGGAGGCGTTTTGCTGCTCTGCGCGCTGATTCCTGGAAGCGTGGTGGCTCCAGCGTCCCACAATGCCGTCGCCGGCGGGATGCTGATCTTGATCGGCCTCGGACTGCGACGACTAGCACGGCAGACGGTGAAACCTGTTTCTCATGAATAG